Proteins encoded by one window of Pseudomonadota bacterium:
- a CDS encoding SDR family oxidoreductase — protein MSKFVITGAAGFIGSNLARAIAGRGHAVVGIDNLLTGKRENLAGIGGDFAFVEGDVRDPAALRRAFEGADYVLHHAALASVPWSVAEPALAHDHNVTGTLNALVAARDAGARRFVLASTSAVYGDEAIVPSREDHPLRPASPYAATKLMGETYAALFHRAYGLPTVMLRYFNVFGPRQDPKSAYAAAIPIFARKALAGEAPVIYGDGGQTRDFVHVDDVIAANLLACEAGPEAMGEAFNIGGGASVTINELCREIVALVGAAVEPVHAPERPGEVRHSRADIGKARRVLGFAPAIDVAAGLKKVIDWYAKR, from the coding sequence TTGTCGAAATTCGTCATCACGGGCGCCGCGGGCTTCATCGGCTCGAACCTCGCGCGCGCGATCGCCGGGCGCGGGCACGCGGTCGTCGGGATCGACAACCTCCTGACCGGCAAGCGGGAGAACCTCGCCGGGATCGGGGGCGACTTCGCCTTCGTCGAGGGCGACGTGCGCGATCCCGCGGCGTTACGGCGCGCCTTCGAGGGCGCGGACTACGTGCTCCACCACGCGGCGCTCGCGTCCGTGCCCTGGTCCGTGGCCGAGCCGGCGCTCGCGCACGACCACAACGTCACGGGCACGCTGAACGCGCTCGTCGCGGCTCGGGACGCCGGGGCGAGGCGGTTCGTGCTCGCCTCGACCTCGGCCGTGTACGGGGACGAGGCGATCGTCCCGAGCCGCGAGGATCACCCGCTGCGCCCGGCGTCGCCGTACGCGGCGACCAAGCTCATGGGCGAAACGTACGCGGCGCTCTTCCACCGCGCGTACGGGCTCCCGACGGTCATGCTGCGCTACTTCAACGTCTTCGGGCCGCGGCAGGATCCGAAGAGCGCGTACGCCGCGGCGATCCCGATCTTCGCGCGCAAGGCGCTCGCGGGCGAGGCGCCCGTCATCTACGGCGACGGCGGGCAGACGCGCGACTTCGTGCACGTCGACGACGTGATCGCGGCGAACCTGCTCGCGTGCGAGGCCGGCCCCGAGGCCATGGGCGAGGCGTTCAACATCGGCGGCGGCGCGAGCGTGACGATCAACGAATTGTGCCGCGAGATCGTCGCGCTCGTCGGCGCGGCGGTCGAGCCCGTGCACGCGCCCGAGCGGCCGGGCGAGGTGCGCCACAGCCGGGCCGACATCGGCAAGGCGCGGCGGGTGCTCGGCTTCGCGCCGGCGATCGACGTCGCGGCGGGGCTGAAGAAGGTCATCGACTGGTACGCGAAGCGGTGA
- a CDS encoding DUF3488 and transglutaminase-like domain-containing protein, translated as MRFSLAQKVTTYLLAAASVLPTALSGEVGAFSVVALAALAAIGFPLEPPRIDAPRYRRVILAIVLALLAIQIARAVLGVPIARAALEYALLLLGLKLCSRSRFGDYQQIVALSFLNIIGATVTTFDLAYAGAFVAFVVLVPIALSMAHLRGEMERRFRHDDTPEGRHALDRLLASRRVVSPGFVLGIGALSIPVLAITIALFLGFPRLGLGFFGRISGPPSLAGMTGEVRIGDLDRGRDEETIVARIEPAFAPPDGGWPSVLPLKLRGAVFDTYDGDTWKRRDGIAWRPLAHRGYDFRLAAGAAGREGGEAYDVLLESLDPPYLFVPVGTGLVRTEPVARQGRFEVRALEASDAGMIRYLDEARVGIRYRAFVTGAPPFGGGADDPSYAALPSGSERLAALAREVGRGAGEAERAARIRAWLVRDHAYGFPGPEPAGGRTEPISRFLFSTRRGTCEHFATSAALMLRAVGIRSRFVTGFGSADFNRIGGYYAVRASSAHAWVEAFVDGAWRTLEATPPAPPGLRRPAPSSLALALDAARMRWLKYVVGFDINTQVELARWLAGGDGRRDPLDDWSVPWRAVLAFLAAIVVLAALYRLLRLRRGPILGAPARARRRRDEIAAAALYLALERRLDALGFARPSCTTPLEHLDALPADLGGPAGSARRVTARYNDVRFGGGSFAPAEREELLLAVKAIRRRGPG; from the coding sequence ATGAGGTTCTCCCTCGCCCAGAAGGTGACGACCTACCTGCTCGCCGCCGCCTCCGTGCTGCCCACGGCGCTCTCGGGCGAGGTCGGGGCGTTCTCCGTCGTCGCGCTCGCCGCGCTCGCCGCGATCGGCTTTCCGCTCGAGCCGCCGCGCATCGACGCGCCGCGCTACCGCAGGGTGATCCTCGCGATCGTCCTCGCCCTCCTCGCGATCCAGATCGCCCGGGCCGTCCTCGGCGTGCCGATCGCGCGGGCCGCGCTCGAGTACGCCCTCCTCCTCCTCGGGCTGAAGCTCTGCAGCCGCAGCCGGTTCGGCGACTACCAGCAGATCGTGGCGCTCTCGTTCCTGAACATCATCGGCGCGACGGTCACGACGTTCGACCTCGCGTACGCCGGCGCGTTCGTCGCGTTCGTCGTGCTCGTCCCGATCGCGCTCTCCATGGCGCACCTGCGCGGCGAGATGGAGCGGCGGTTCCGGCACGACGACACGCCCGAGGGCAGGCACGCCCTCGACCGGCTCCTGGCGTCGCGGCGGGTCGTGTCGCCCGGGTTCGTGCTCGGGATAGGCGCCCTGTCCATCCCGGTGCTCGCGATCACGATCGCCCTGTTCCTCGGCTTCCCGCGCCTCGGCCTCGGCTTCTTCGGCCGCATCTCGGGGCCGCCCTCGCTCGCGGGGATGACCGGCGAGGTGCGGATCGGCGATCTCGACCGGGGCCGGGACGAGGAGACGATCGTCGCGCGGATCGAGCCCGCCTTCGCGCCGCCCGATGGCGGGTGGCCGTCCGTGCTGCCGCTCAAGCTGCGCGGCGCGGTGTTCGACACGTACGACGGCGACACCTGGAAGCGCCGGGACGGGATCGCGTGGCGCCCGCTGGCGCACCGCGGCTACGACTTCCGGCTCGCGGCGGGCGCGGCGGGGCGCGAGGGCGGGGAGGCGTACGACGTGCTGCTCGAGTCGCTCGATCCGCCGTACCTCTTCGTCCCGGTCGGCACCGGCCTCGTCCGCACGGAGCCCGTCGCGCGCCAGGGCCGGTTCGAGGTGCGCGCGCTCGAGGCGAGCGACGCGGGGATGATCCGCTACCTGGACGAGGCGAGGGTCGGGATCCGCTACCGCGCCTTCGTGACCGGCGCGCCTCCCTTCGGCGGCGGGGCGGACGACCCGTCGTACGCGGCGCTGCCGAGCGGGAGCGAGCGGCTCGCGGCGCTCGCGCGGGAGGTCGGCCGCGGCGCAGGCGAAGCGGAGCGCGCCGCGCGGATCCGGGCGTGGCTCGTGCGCGATCACGCCTACGGCTTCCCGGGGCCGGAGCCCGCGGGCGGCCGGACGGAGCCGATCTCGAGGTTCCTCTTCTCGACGCGACGCGGCACGTGCGAGCACTTCGCGACCTCGGCCGCGCTCATGCTGCGCGCCGTCGGGATCCGGAGCCGGTTCGTCACCGGCTTCGGCAGCGCGGACTTCAACCGGATCGGGGGCTACTACGCGGTCCGCGCGAGCTCGGCGCACGCCTGGGTCGAGGCGTTCGTCGACGGCGCGTGGAGGACGCTCGAGGCGACGCCGCCCGCGCCGCCCGGGCTCCGCCGACCCGCGCCGTCCTCGCTGGCGCTCGCCCTGGACGCGGCGCGCATGCGCTGGCTCAAGTACGTCGTCGGGTTCGACATCAACACGCAGGTGGAGCTCGCGCGCTGGCTGGCCGGGGGCGACGGACGCCGCGACCCGCTCGACGACTGGAGCGTGCCCTGGCGCGCCGTCCTCGCCTTCCTCGCCGCGATCGTCGTCCTCGCCGCGCTCTACCGGCTGCTGCGGCTGCGGCGGGGCCCGATCCTGGGCGCCCCGGCGCGCGCGCGGCGGCGGCGGGACGAGATCGCGGCGGCGGCGCTCTACCTCGCCCTCGAAAGGCGGCTCGACGCGCTCGGCTTCGCCCGGCCTTCCTGCACGACGCCGCTCGAGCACCTCGACGCGCTCCCGGCCGACCTCGGCGGCCCGGCGGGGAGCGCCCGCCGCGTCACCGCCCGCTACAACGACGTGCGGTTCGGCGGCGGCTCGTTCGCGCCCGCCGAGCGCGAGGAGCTCCTGCTCGCGGTGAAGGCGATCCGCCGCCGCGGTCCCGGCTAG
- a CDS encoding DUF58 domain-containing protein produces MTVAGRGKRRKRWRHVFPRGLSFTREGRVYVIVTLGVGFAAVNTGNNLLYLVLGMMLGLIVISGVLSEIALRGVSVRRLLARRAEEGVVFPVELTLRNEKRRAASFSVELRDEIDGTPFQRRRFLLRVGPAEERSIAYRCELHRRGPAVFDGIIVSTRFPFGLFEKTRYFKLEDEALVHPGRIDVATPRLPQASQEGAGAIERRGLGQEFRELRAMAPGDDPRRIDWRSTARLGGEPLIRETDREVRGAVEIALDAAPAADTPAAREEVEQRIRAAGTFARDLAGRGFAVSLVTSGRGEGAGGAADVSILLDRLARLDPRALSAAPPPVASAPGAILIGPRAAALGPSVRAAVPMAREAPA; encoded by the coding sequence TTGACCGTCGCGGGGCGCGGGAAGCGCCGCAAGCGCTGGCGGCACGTCTTCCCGCGCGGGCTCTCGTTCACGCGCGAGGGCCGCGTCTACGTGATCGTGACGCTCGGCGTGGGCTTCGCCGCGGTGAACACCGGGAACAACCTCCTCTACCTCGTGCTCGGCATGATGCTCGGCCTGATCGTGATCAGCGGGGTGCTGTCCGAGATCGCCCTGCGCGGCGTGTCCGTCCGCAGGCTCCTCGCCCGCCGCGCCGAGGAGGGGGTCGTGTTCCCGGTCGAGCTCACGCTCAGGAACGAGAAGCGCCGCGCGGCGTCGTTCTCGGTCGAGCTGCGGGACGAGATCGACGGCACGCCGTTCCAGCGCCGCCGCTTCCTCCTCCGGGTCGGCCCGGCGGAGGAGCGCTCGATCGCGTACCGGTGCGAGCTCCACCGCCGCGGCCCGGCGGTCTTCGACGGGATCATCGTGTCCACGCGGTTCCCGTTCGGGCTGTTCGAGAAGACGCGGTACTTCAAGCTCGAGGACGAGGCTCTCGTTCACCCCGGGCGGATCGACGTCGCGACGCCCCGCCTCCCGCAGGCGTCGCAGGAGGGGGCGGGCGCGATCGAGCGGCGCGGGCTCGGGCAGGAGTTCCGGGAGCTGCGCGCGATGGCGCCGGGCGACGATCCGCGCCGGATCGACTGGCGATCGACGGCCCGGCTCGGCGGGGAGCCGCTGATCCGCGAGACCGATCGCGAGGTGCGCGGGGCCGTGGAGATCGCGCTCGACGCCGCGCCTGCCGCCGACACGCCCGCCGCGCGCGAAGAGGTGGAGCAGCGCATCCGCGCCGCCGGGACCTTCGCCCGCGATCTCGCGGGCCGCGGGTTCGCCGTCTCGCTCGTCACGTCGGGCCGGGGCGAGGGGGCCGGCGGCGCCGCGGACGTCTCGATCCTCCTCGACAGGCTGGCACGCCTCGATCCGCGCGCGCTCTCGGCCGCGCCGCCGCCCGTCGCCTCGGCGCCCGGGGCGATCCTGATAGGTCCCCGCGCCGCGGCGCTCGGCCCCTCGGTCCGCGCAGCCGTCCCGATGGCGCGCGAGGCGCCGGCATGA
- a CDS encoding AAA family ATPase codes for MEDARERTDGTDAAAAAAKRIASAIELALLGQRRAIELAVCTYVAGGHLLIEDVPGVGKTTLARALARASGGEFRRIQFTSDMLPADITGVAVWNPSAGEFQFKAGPVFGNVILADEINRAPAKTQSALLEAMSERQISVDGAPRPLPAPFIVIATENADEHYGTYPLPESQLDRFMMRISLGYPEGGVERRVVSRPTLSDPIDAISPVASPEALLAIGAAVDAVRFDEAVLDYLMAIVSRTRGSALLALGTSPRGGMALHRAARARALLQGRSYCLADDVKALAEPVLCHRVIPAAGGLGREARAAAALAIREIIDSVEIPL; via the coding sequence ATGGAAGACGCGCGCGAACGAACGGACGGAACGGATGCGGCGGCAGCGGCCGCGAAGCGGATCGCCTCGGCGATCGAGCTCGCCCTGCTCGGGCAGCGGCGGGCGATCGAGCTCGCGGTGTGCACGTACGTCGCGGGCGGCCACCTGCTCATCGAGGACGTGCCCGGCGTGGGCAAGACCACCCTCGCGCGGGCCCTCGCGCGCGCGTCGGGCGGCGAGTTCCGGCGCATCCAGTTCACCTCCGACATGCTGCCCGCGGACATCACCGGCGTCGCGGTGTGGAACCCGTCGGCCGGCGAGTTCCAGTTCAAGGCGGGCCCGGTGTTCGGCAACGTGATCCTCGCGGACGAGATCAACCGCGCGCCGGCGAAGACCCAGTCCGCGCTGCTCGAGGCGATGAGCGAGCGGCAGATCTCGGTCGACGGGGCGCCGCGCCCGCTGCCGGCGCCGTTCATCGTGATCGCGACGGAGAACGCGGACGAGCACTACGGCACGTACCCGCTCCCGGAGTCGCAGCTCGACAGGTTCATGATGCGCATCTCGCTCGGCTACCCCGAGGGCGGGGTGGAGCGGCGGGTGGTGTCCCGGCCCACGCTCTCGGATCCGATCGACGCGATCTCCCCCGTGGCGTCGCCGGAGGCGCTCCTCGCGATCGGCGCCGCCGTGGACGCCGTGCGGTTCGACGAGGCCGTGCTCGACTACCTCATGGCGATCGTGTCCCGGACGCGCGGCTCGGCGCTCCTCGCGCTCGGGACGAGCCCGCGCGGCGGCATGGCGCTGCACCGCGCGGCGCGGGCCCGCGCGCTCCTCCAGGGCCGATCGTACTGCCTCGCCGACGACGTGAAGGCGCTCGCCGAGCCCGTGCTGTGCCACCGCGTGATCCCGGCGGCCGGGGGCCTCGGCCGCGAGGCGCGGGCCGCGGCGGCGCTCGCGATCCGGGAGATCATCGACTCCGTGGAGATCCCGCTTTGA
- a CDS encoding HAMP domain-containing histidine kinase has protein sequence MTGRPTARIGLGVPAALAATGAAIPLAWNGLPKDRDVALVGGALALSAAISVAAAALVRQRLYARLARGEGRPGAALGRFPAAFTAAVTLSATIAAFAALTAAAHLAGLEPAAWAKSYGLSAAFVALALLVPLHLWARAGADGVAAEIGAGGPGDRPARRSAVAAFEWLAASAAVVVVPISDRGAHLAGNSAEGALPAAVQLAVALAIAAIASALVAALARRWIAPRIAAVDGVPGATLSLPASGLAVELDREISQLGEQYAAALKSQGALIEARRRTREQKAKVFASMSHDLRGPLNSIVGFSDLLLKGIDGALSDRQRDTVISISREAERLLVLTGDILDTAKLDAGRFELERVWVPTNELLAACEDAASRFVAPRGISFCSGRAPGLPPLFVDKERFVGVMVGLISRAADAMDGGSLLLAVREVSSMEEGRDYALFSLVDEQGRADPAWRTRAFDVFASFEGHALPGDTGGLALGLTLAERILRLHGGELAVGAVADEPLFTIALPLDRTDIEG, from the coding sequence GTGACAGGGCGGCCGACAGCGCGGATCGGGCTCGGCGTGCCCGCGGCGCTCGCCGCGACCGGGGCCGCGATCCCGCTCGCGTGGAACGGCCTCCCCAAGGACCGAGACGTCGCGCTCGTCGGAGGCGCCCTCGCGCTCTCGGCGGCGATCTCCGTCGCGGCCGCCGCCCTCGTGCGGCAAAGGCTCTACGCCCGGCTGGCGCGCGGCGAGGGGAGACCCGGCGCGGCGCTCGGGCGCTTTCCGGCGGCGTTCACGGCGGCGGTGACCCTCTCGGCGACGATCGCGGCGTTCGCGGCGCTCACCGCGGCCGCGCACCTCGCGGGGCTCGAGCCCGCGGCGTGGGCGAAGAGCTACGGGCTGTCGGCCGCGTTCGTCGCGCTCGCGCTCCTCGTGCCGCTCCACCTCTGGGCGCGCGCCGGCGCGGACGGCGTCGCCGCGGAGATCGGCGCGGGCGGCCCCGGGGATCGCCCCGCGCGGCGGTCGGCCGTCGCGGCGTTCGAGTGGCTCGCCGCGAGCGCGGCGGTCGTCGTCGTGCCGATCTCGGATCGCGGGGCGCACCTCGCCGGCAACTCGGCGGAGGGGGCCCTGCCGGCCGCAGTGCAGCTCGCCGTCGCGCTCGCGATCGCCGCGATCGCTTCCGCGCTCGTCGCAGCGCTCGCGCGCCGCTGGATCGCGCCTCGGATCGCCGCGGTGGACGGGGTGCCGGGGGCGACGCTCTCCCTGCCCGCCTCCGGCCTCGCTGTCGAGCTCGATCGCGAGATCTCGCAGCTCGGCGAGCAGTACGCGGCGGCGCTGAAGTCGCAGGGGGCTCTCATCGAGGCGCGCCGGAGGACGCGGGAGCAGAAGGCGAAGGTCTTCGCGAGCATGAGCCACGATCTGCGGGGGCCGCTCAACTCCATCGTCGGGTTCTCGGATCTCCTGCTCAAGGGGATCGACGGCGCGCTGTCCGACAGGCAACGGGACACGGTGATCTCCATCTCGCGCGAGGCGGAGCGGCTGCTCGTGCTCACCGGCGACATCCTCGACACCGCGAAGCTCGACGCCGGCCGGTTCGAGCTCGAGCGCGTGTGGGTGCCGACCAACGAGCTCCTGGCCGCGTGCGAGGACGCGGCCTCGCGGTTCGTCGCGCCGAGGGGGATCTCGTTTTGCAGCGGGCGCGCGCCCGGCCTGCCGCCCTTGTTCGTCGACAAGGAGCGGTTCGTCGGCGTGATGGTGGGCCTCATCTCCCGCGCCGCGGACGCGATGGACGGCGGCTCGCTCCTCCTCGCGGTGCGCGAGGTCTCGAGCATGGAGGAGGGCCGCGACTACGCCCTCTTCTCGCTGGTCGACGAGCAGGGGCGGGCGGATCCCGCGTGGCGCACGCGCGCCTTCGACGTGTTCGCCTCGTTCGAGGGCCACGCGCTGCCGGGCGACACCGGCGGCCTCGCGCTCGGGCTCACGCTCGCGGAGCGCATCCTCAGGCTGCACGGCGGCGAGCTGGCGGTCGGCGCCGTCGCGGACGAACCGTTGTTCACGATCGCCCTCCCGTTGGACCGCACCGACATCGAAGGTTAG
- a CDS encoding HAMP domain-containing histidine kinase, producing MGAIEHHPSSIPGTPPPPERLPPVACRAVWASLGVAAIVAAIGIGTAAVRSHALTVQGFSALALELLPLVALVLLAAGLIGLAAGVAVAAEIRGITATARGSMRRRPRGTAATPQSRIAELCAVGQALVRLDHRFAGEMALYEDALAEVETLDGRRTDLLSAVAGELYGPLDRVVSLSSDLQSGGAGPIDEAKAEDARIVRNAAVRLREMVNEILDLSSLISRDVALELEILDLAEIAREVVETGRGQIGGKKLTLKLDAPKEPVRVAGHRQRLWQIVMNLVTNAIKFTDIGSVVVKVYPHAGGGKLEVVDTGVGIASPDQASVFDTFKQISMKPGRARGAGLGLAICKRLVELHHGRIVVSSIVGQGTRFTVTLPAPKEGAR from the coding sequence ATGGGCGCGATCGAACACCACCCCTCGTCGATCCCGGGCACGCCGCCCCCCCCCGAGCGCCTGCCGCCCGTCGCGTGCCGCGCCGTGTGGGCGTCGCTGGGCGTCGCCGCGATCGTCGCCGCGATCGGCATCGGCACCGCGGCGGTGCGGTCGCACGCCCTGACGGTGCAGGGCTTCTCCGCGCTCGCGCTCGAGCTCCTTCCCCTCGTCGCGCTCGTCCTCCTCGCCGCCGGCCTCATCGGCCTCGCCGCGGGAGTGGCGGTCGCCGCGGAGATCCGGGGGATCACGGCGACGGCCCGCGGGTCGATGCGGCGGAGGCCGCGCGGCACGGCGGCGACCCCGCAGAGCCGGATCGCGGAGCTTTGCGCGGTGGGCCAGGCTCTTGTGCGCCTCGATCACAGGTTCGCGGGCGAGATGGCGCTCTACGAGGACGCGCTCGCCGAGGTCGAGACCCTGGACGGCCGGCGCACCGATCTGCTGTCCGCGGTCGCCGGGGAGCTCTACGGCCCGCTCGATCGCGTGGTCTCGCTCTCCTCGGATCTCCAGTCCGGCGGCGCCGGGCCGATCGACGAGGCGAAGGCCGAGGACGCGCGCATCGTCCGCAACGCCGCCGTGCGGCTGCGCGAGATGGTGAACGAGATCCTCGATCTCTCGTCGCTCATCTCGCGGGACGTGGCGCTCGAGCTGGAGATCCTCGATCTCGCGGAGATCGCGCGGGAGGTCGTCGAGACGGGCCGCGGGCAGATCGGCGGGAAGAAGCTCACGCTCAAGCTCGACGCCCCAAAGGAGCCGGTCCGGGTCGCCGGTCACCGCCAGCGGCTGTGGCAGATCGTCATGAACCTGGTCACGAACGCGATCAAGTTCACCGATATCGGGAGCGTCGTCGTCAAGGTCTACCCGCACGCGGGCGGCGGCAAGCTCGAGGTCGTGGACACGGGCGTCGGCATCGCGTCGCCCGACCAGGCGAGCGTGTTCGACACCTTCAAGCAGATCAGCATGAAGCCGGGGCGCGCCCGCGGCGCCGGGCTCGGGCTCGCGATCTGCAAGCGCCTCGTGGAGCTCCACCACGGCCGGATCGTCGTCAGCTCGATCGTCGGGCAGGGCACGCGTTTCACGGTGACGCTGCCGGCACCGAAGGAGGGCGCGCGGTGA
- a CDS encoding S41 family peptidase yields MGVMRCMGWVLAATLVVAPWSARAQGSEGVDVTMPLVEQALRFLESKALAPPPEGALLKAGALRVCGADLSGPGCKGPGLPKPNAAATGPEAARQWRALLESALAAASLRGGAAFDKVGFERYVLDAMAEALGDPSSFYLLPAVYRKIASIPASFVGFGLSVVPEKDALVIAAVHEGSPAWDAGLVHGERITRVNGQGVTTYKRPMALAAIWGADGGKVRLTVQRKGGAEDVSLVYKPWSFAPFSIDRFGDIGLIRVRTFGPGLAAAVRRELGGSCFGLVIDLRDAAGGGEEEMVALADLLLGAGSIGAKEMREELGRRTWDAVAGSPGERTDVPIAVAINGGTSGLAEVLASALRAHGRAILIGRATGGVDTLETLAPFQDGSAIQVTSTRLYGPEKTSTADGVKPHVATERLGVVDLAIQVLELSRGAAMDDLVAAARTAVALP; encoded by the coding sequence ATGGGAGTCATGAGATGCATGGGGTGGGTGCTCGCGGCGACGCTCGTCGTCGCTCCCTGGAGCGCGCGCGCGCAGGGGAGCGAGGGGGTCGACGTCACGATGCCCCTCGTGGAGCAGGCGCTGCGCTTCCTCGAGTCCAAGGCGCTGGCGCCGCCGCCCGAGGGCGCGCTGCTCAAGGCCGGCGCGCTGCGCGTCTGCGGCGCGGATCTCTCGGGGCCCGGCTGCAAGGGGCCCGGCCTGCCGAAGCCGAACGCCGCCGCCACCGGCCCGGAGGCGGCGCGGCAGTGGCGCGCGCTGCTCGAGTCGGCGCTCGCCGCGGCGAGCCTGCGCGGGGGCGCCGCTTTCGACAAGGTGGGCTTCGAGCGGTACGTCCTGGACGCCATGGCCGAGGCGCTCGGCGATCCGTCGAGCTTCTACCTCCTGCCGGCCGTGTACCGGAAGATCGCGTCGATCCCGGCGTCGTTCGTCGGCTTCGGCCTGAGCGTCGTTCCCGAGAAGGACGCGCTCGTCATCGCCGCCGTGCACGAGGGCTCCCCGGCCTGGGACGCCGGGCTCGTCCACGGAGAGCGGATCACGCGCGTCAACGGGCAGGGCGTGACGACCTACAAGAGGCCGATGGCGCTCGCGGCCATCTGGGGCGCGGACGGCGGCAAGGTGCGCCTCACGGTGCAGCGCAAGGGCGGCGCCGAGGACGTGAGCCTGGTCTACAAGCCCTGGAGCTTCGCGCCGTTCTCGATCGACAGGTTCGGCGACATCGGCCTGATCCGCGTCCGCACGTTCGGGCCCGGCCTCGCGGCCGCGGTGCGGCGGGAGCTCGGGGGCTCGTGCTTCGGCCTCGTCATCGACCTGCGGGACGCCGCGGGCGGCGGCGAGGAGGAGATGGTCGCGCTCGCGGATCTGCTGCTCGGCGCCGGGTCGATAGGCGCCAAGGAGATGCGCGAGGAGCTGGGGCGCCGCACCTGGGACGCGGTCGCGGGCTCGCCGGGGGAGCGCACGGACGTGCCGATCGCGGTGGCGATCAACGGCGGGACGAGCGGGCTCGCCGAGGTGCTCGCGTCTGCCCTGCGCGCGCACGGCCGGGCGATCCTCATCGGCCGCGCCACCGGCGGCGTCGACACCCTGGAGACGCTCGCGCCGTTCCAGGACGGCTCCGCGATCCAGGTCACGTCGACGCGCCTCTACGGCCCGGAGAAGACGTCGACCGCGGACGGCGTGAAGCCGCACGTCGCGACCGAACGTCTCGGGGTCGTCGACCTCGCGATCCAAGTGCTCGAGCTGAGCCGGGGCGCCGCCATGGACGATCTCGTCGCCGCGGCCCGGACGGCCGTGGCGCTCCCGTGA
- a CDS encoding protein kinase, translating to MSETFGNYELIEKVAVGGMAEIFRAVSVHGQGVQKAVCIKRIHPALSSDGVFVAMFIEEARLGVSMVHGNIVPVFDFGYVDGHYYLAMEWVDGLDLATLCGRARIVGIDWPPELAMHVVVEVLEGLAYAHQKRDDQGRPLELVHRDVSPSNILVSLDGQVKLLDFGIARSEAREWKTSTGVVKGKPGYMSPEQACGGEVDARADVWSCGAVLYELLSGVRLRDGRRPLADPVLDAIVRRAIDAIPKNRYGSARELQAELTAVLDARRNQPRARDLAAFIDRVRSAAATGTNWDMKSSAVEQHLAAALEAANRDAADPPTRNDDQPATVRLAEDEVAEDELASARTVLVDAGARPKPRLRPWILGLAALAALAVAAGAWLLLFAPDDPSATTVTATPPPAVPAVADAGARAVPTPPAPDGGALDDAGPRPPEATPDEPPRPKGDRARTAPAVPRKALLSVNSSPWSNIVLDGREIGATPIPIDKPRQIPPGRHVLVLTNPVSGATRTVVFTVAAGDHKIVSEKL from the coding sequence ATGAGCGAGACGTTCGGCAACTACGAGCTGATCGAGAAGGTCGCGGTCGGCGGCATGGCCGAGATCTTCCGCGCGGTCTCCGTCCACGGCCAGGGCGTGCAGAAGGCCGTGTGCATCAAGCGGATCCACCCGGCGCTGTCGTCCGACGGCGTGTTCGTCGCCATGTTCATCGAGGAGGCGCGCCTCGGCGTGTCGATGGTCCACGGCAACATCGTGCCAGTGTTCGACTTCGGCTACGTGGACGGCCACTACTACCTCGCGATGGAGTGGGTCGACGGGCTCGACCTCGCGACGCTCTGCGGCCGGGCGCGCATCGTCGGGATCGACTGGCCGCCCGAGCTCGCGATGCACGTCGTCGTCGAGGTGCTCGAGGGGCTCGCCTACGCGCACCAGAAGCGGGACGACCAGGGCCGGCCGCTCGAGCTCGTCCACAGGGATGTCAGCCCGTCGAACATCCTCGTGTCGCTCGACGGCCAGGTGAAGCTGCTCGACTTCGGCATCGCGCGGTCCGAGGCGCGGGAGTGGAAGACGAGCACCGGCGTCGTCAAGGGCAAGCCGGGCTACATGAGCCCGGAGCAGGCCTGCGGCGGGGAGGTCGACGCGCGCGCCGACGTCTGGTCGTGCGGGGCCGTCCTCTACGAGCTCCTGTCCGGCGTCCGGCTGCGCGACGGGCGCCGCCCGCTCGCCGATCCGGTGCTCGACGCGATCGTCCGGCGCGCCATCGACGCGATCCCGAAGAACCGTTACGGCTCGGCGCGGGAGCTCCAAGCGGAGCTGACGGCCGTGCTCGACGCCCGGAGGAACCAGCCGCGCGCGCGGGATCTCGCCGCGTTCATCGACCGCGTGCGCAGCGCCGCGGCGACCGGGACGAACTGGGACATGAAGTCGTCCGCCGTCGAGCAGCACCTCGCGGCCGCGCTCGAGGCGGCGAACCGCGACGCGGCCGATCCGCCGACCCGGAACGACGATCAACCGGCGACCGTGCGGCTCGCGGAGGACGAGGTCGCGGAGGACGAGCTGGCGTCGGCGCGGACCGTCCTCGTCGACGCGGGCGCGCGGCCGAAGCCCCGCCTCCGGCCGTGGATCCTCGGGCTGGCGGCGCTCGCCGCGCTCGCGGTCGCAGCCGGCGCCTGGCTCTTGCTCTTTGCCCCGGACGATCCCAGCGCGACGACCGTGACCGCGACCCCTCCGCCCGCCGTGCCCGCGGTCGCGGACGCCGGCGCCCGCGCGGTCCCGACGCCTCCCGCACCGGACGGGGGCGCTCTCGACGACGCCGGACCGCGTCCGCCCGAGGCGACGCCCGACGAGCCGCCGCGCCCCAAGGGCGATCGCGCCCGGACCGCGCCCGCCGTGCCCCGCAAGGCGCTGCTCAGCGTCAACTCGTCGCCGTGGTCCAACATCGTGCTCGACGGCCGCGAGATCGGCGCGACCCCCATCCCGATCGACAAGCCGCGGCAGATCCCGCCCGGCCGGCACGTCCTCGTGCTCACGAACCCGGTCTCCGGCGCCACCCGGACCGTCGTGTTCACGGTCGCGGCGGGGGATCACAAGATCGTCTCCGAGAAGCTCTAG